The Prochlorococcus marinus str. MIT 9301 genome window below encodes:
- a CDS encoding LysR family transcriptional regulator: MPELPFTLDQLRILKAIAAQGSFKKAADILYVTQPAVSLQIQNLEKQLEITIFDRGGRKALLTEAGRLLLEYCERILNQCDEACKAIEDLNSLKGGTLVIGASQTTGTYLMPRMIGLFRQKYPDVSVQLQVHSTRRTGWSVANGQIDLAIIGGQLPGDLENLLQVIPYATDELALVLPSKHQLSTKKELLKEDLYKLNFVTLDSQSTTRKVVDKLLQDSGLDIQRLKIEMELNSLEAIKNAVQSGLGASFLPVVSIERELSAGTIHKAFVADLEVKRELKLITNPSRYTSRASEVFKKNILPQFASLESPLRYL, encoded by the coding sequence ATGCCAGAATTACCATTTACACTCGACCAATTAAGAATATTAAAAGCTATAGCAGCTCAAGGAAGTTTTAAAAAAGCTGCAGATATCTTATATGTAACCCAACCTGCCGTAAGTTTACAAATACAAAATTTAGAAAAACAACTTGAAATCACAATTTTCGACAGAGGTGGTAGGAAGGCTCTTTTGACTGAAGCAGGGAGACTATTGCTTGAATATTGTGAACGAATTTTGAATCAATGCGACGAAGCTTGCAAAGCTATTGAAGATTTAAATAGCTTAAAAGGTGGAACTCTTGTCATTGGAGCGAGCCAAACAACGGGTACCTATTTAATGCCGAGAATGATAGGACTATTCAGACAAAAATACCCTGATGTATCAGTTCAACTTCAAGTTCACAGTACAAGAAGAACTGGTTGGAGTGTGGCCAATGGACAAATTGACTTAGCCATTATTGGCGGACAATTACCTGGAGATTTGGAAAATTTGCTACAAGTAATTCCATATGCCACTGATGAATTGGCATTAGTTTTACCATCTAAACATCAACTTTCGACTAAAAAAGAGCTTCTAAAAGAAGACTTATACAAATTAAATTTTGTAACTTTAGACTCACAATCTACAACGAGAAAAGTTGTTGACAAACTTCTCCAAGATTCTGGGCTTGATATTCAAAGATTAAAAATTGAGATGGAACTTAACTCTCTTGAAGCAATCAAGAATGCAGTTCAATCAGGTTTGGGAGCTTCCTTTTTGCCTGTTGTTTCTATTGAAAGAGAATTATCGGCTGGAACAATCCACAAAGCATTCGTTGCTGATTTAGAGGTAAAAAGAGAACTTAAATTAATTACTAATCCGTCAAGATATACATCAAGAGCATCAGAAGTATTTAAGAAAAACATTCTTCCACAATTTGCTAGTTTAGAAAGCCCTTTGAGGTATTTATAA
- a CDS encoding NnrU family protein has protein sequence METHKTSLIILILILIFAVIHSGGAALRIKAESIMGPRLWRLCFVFLSLPSAIILISYFLAHRYDGIRLWNFQGNNYVFMVVWFLTAISFLFLYPATYNLLEIPSVLKPKVRIYGTGIMRITRHPQAFGQIIWCFAHTLWIGTSFTLVTSIGLVLHHLFAIWHGDKRLANRFGEEFEKFKKNTSIIPFLAIIEGRQEFKIKEFFRLSQVGILIAISVLWWSHQYINIAVKTFNSSFLSEFFN, from the coding sequence ATGGAGACTCATAAAACTTCGCTGATCATCCTAATTTTGATTTTGATTTTTGCGGTTATTCATAGTGGGGGAGCTGCTTTAAGAATCAAAGCAGAATCTATTATGGGTCCAAGATTATGGCGGTTATGTTTTGTTTTTTTAAGTTTGCCATCTGCAATTATCTTGATTAGTTATTTTTTAGCTCATAGATATGACGGAATCAGATTATGGAATTTTCAGGGCAATAATTATGTTTTTATGGTCGTTTGGTTCTTAACAGCGATTAGTTTTTTATTTTTATATCCCGCTACTTACAATTTGCTAGAAATTCCTTCCGTTTTAAAACCTAAAGTACGAATTTATGGGACTGGGATAATGCGAATCACAAGACATCCACAAGCATTTGGTCAGATAATTTGGTGTTTTGCTCATACTTTATGGATTGGTACATCATTCACATTAGTAACTTCTATTGGCTTAGTTTTGCATCACCTTTTTGCAATCTGGCATGGCGACAAGAGATTAGCAAATAGATTTGGAGAAGAATTTGAAAAATTTAAAAAAAATACTTCCATAATTCCTTTCTTGGCGATAATTGAGGGGAGGCAAGAATTTAAGATTAAAGAATTTTTTAGGTTATCTCAAGTTGGAATATTAATTGCAATAAGTGTACTTTGGTGGTCTCATCAATATATAAATATTGCTGTTAAAACATTTAATTCATCATTTTTGTCTGAATTTTTCAATTGA